The genomic stretch AAGCGGAAGGAGCCGTCCTCTGGATGGCCGAGGATGGGGGTAGGCAATATCGCTTCCAGAGCTGTCGCGGACGCTCCGTTCCCCCGGCCGGGGATGAGGTCTTTCGCCCCAACGAAGTAGAGCGCCGACTTATTCACGGGGGCAAGGCGGTCACTATGGATCGTGGCGCCGCCCTCTGGCTTCCCCTGCTAGCCGGGGTGGAGCCTCTGGCCTTTATTCGGGTGGAGCGCCCTGGGCAAAGACCCGACTTCAGCCGTGAGGATCAGGCTGTTGCCGATGCCGTCGGCGAGTTCGCTGCCAGCGCCCTGCACGGCAGCCTGCAGCGTCGTCGCTTTGACCGGCAATGTTTTCGGGTGCGGCCGGGGGGCGGCTACACCATGGCCTTTTTTACGGACACCCTTGAGCGTGAATTGCGGCGCTGCGACCGCTACGGCCGAAACCTGTCGCTGATCAAGCTGGTCGTCGTCAATTACCGTGAGGTCGCCTGCCGGTTTCTCGATCGGGAACTCGGCGAGGTGGTAAATCGTATGGCTGACACCCTGCAGTCCGTTTTGCGCGACGCCGACATTCTGGCCATGGAATCGCCCGATCAGTATTTCATTCTACTGCCAGAAACGGACTACTGGGGGGCGCTGGTGGCCCAGAAACGCATTCGCAAGGCGCTGGCGGGGCAGCTCTGCGTGGTCGGACCGAAAAAGCAGGTCGATCTGGATGTGTTCATGCGCTCCGCCTCCTTTCCCGTCGATGGCGCCACCTTCGCTTCTCTCCGGGCCACGGTGGAAAAGAACATCGCCCAGCTGCCCGACAGTCTTTTTCTGCGGGCCGGGATGGAATCGCTCTCCTTCTGGGATATCGTCGACGGCTTGCTGACCAAAAAGGGCGGGTCTCCGTCTCTTTTCGGCGAAACAGAGGCGGCCTCATCCGTCGACGCCCTCGCCCAGAGCAATCCCTTTTATCTGGACAGCGGCAGGATGAATGCGCTGATGGAAGCCTTTTGCCGCGAGGTGGTCGAGTCGAACCGGGTGCGGGGCATCGTTTACCGCGGCTGTGCGGATTTTGACGCCGTTCGTCAAGCCCTTGGCCAGGTCGATGGCCTCGAACAGTCGGCGACGTCACTCTTTTTTCTGGGGGGCACGGATCGGGTCCACTGGGATTACCAGCGCATCCACCCCATTTATATCGACGACCCGCGCTTCTCGCAGGTCGATTTTCTGCTTTACCTCAACGAAGACCATGCCTATGCCCTCTTTACCCGCCAGGTCGAAGGCGAGTTGGCGGGTTTTCATAGCTGTGACTTCTTTTTTGTCGAAAACCTGATTGCCAAACTCCAGGAGCAGTACCGTCTGCAAGCCCTGATCTAGGATGACCATGGCCTCTCCGACCGCACAAATCCTGATTGCCTCCTCCGAAGACGACCTGGCCCCCCTGGTCCCGCTGCTGTCACAGCAGGGCTACCAGGTGAAATATGACGGGGACAGCGCCAGAGTCCTTGAACGGGCCCTGAAGGCACCGCCGGCGCTTATCCTGGTCGATACCCGCCTTCGGGGGCTTACGGCCAGTCGTTTTGGACAACTGTTGCGCGGTAACAGCCGTACCGAGGGGATCCCGGTTTTTTATGTCGGCGAAGAGGGCGAAAACGTCGAAGGCTTCCGGCGACACAAAGATCGTTTTGTGCCGCGTCCTTTCAATACCGAGCAACTGCTGGCCGATATTCACGCGTTCTTTCGTCGGGCCGGTCAGGTCCGCCAGGTCAGCCGCAAGAAAACTGATTTCGAAGGGAGCCTCAGTCGGTTGTCCCTGGTCGATCTGCTACAGGTCCTGAGTCTGAATCAGAAAGAGGGCGTCCTGACCCTGACCCGCCCGCAGGGCAAGGGGACCATCTATTTGCTGGACGGCTGTGTCATTCACGCGCATACCTGCCAGGTCAGCGGTGAGAAGGCGTTCCACCGCATGCTCACCTGGGACGAGGGTCTCTTTGCTTTTTCGCCCACCCACGTCGATGTGGAAGCCAGCATCCATTTGCCCATGGATCATCTGCTCATGGAAGGGCTTCGGCAGAACGATGAGCTGATGCAGCAAAGGAACGCCCTGCCAGCGCCCGACCTTCTGTTGCGTTTGAATGTACCCCGGCAACAGGTTCCCGAGGATCTGCGCCCCGTTACCCGGGAAATTCTCGACCTGCTTGCCTACTATCCGCGCTGCGGGGACCTCGTCGAACATTGTTCGCGGCCAGATTATGAGGTTCTGCAGGTTCTCAAAGACCTGCTTGACCGCGGCCTGGTTAAGGTTCGTGCCGCCACCGTCTCAAAGACGACCAGTCAGCCACTGCTCAGCAGTGAGGATATTCTGGCGGTCAGGAATCGCCTGGTGCCGATCGATGCCCTGCCAGAGAGGGCCAGTGGCAAGCTGATTCTGCTGGCCCGTTCGCAAAAAAGGGTAGTCACCTTTCTGCAGGCCTTGCAGGGGCTGGAGGAGTTCGAGGCGCGCCGGGAATTTCTTGACATGTCAGAAGGGTTGCCTCTGGGCGACGCCGGCCGGTTAAACCTCAACGAGGTCTTTTATCTCAGGCTTTTTGCGCTCCCTTCCTTAGCCAGCGCGGCTCCTTTGTGGCAATCCTTCTCCAGCCGTCTTTTCGGGGTCATTGTCCTTGATGGCAAAGAAGGTTTTGCTGAAGCGGAGCGCTTCTTCACCGAGCGGTTCGGAGTTCAGGTTCTCTCGTTCGATTCCGCCGCCCTGACCGACAACCGGCGTCAGGGCCTGCTACGCTGCCTCCAGCAGCTGGCGGCGCCCTTTCGACAATCTCTTGAAAAGGATAAACCGTGATCGATCTGCACACCCATTCCATCTACAGCGACGGCGAACTGATCCCGGCGGAATTGACCCGGCGGGCGGCTGTGGCCGGCTATCGCGCCCTGGCGATTACCGACCATGGCGATTTTTCCAACCTGGACCTCATTATCCCCCGTCTGGTCCGGGTCGCTGGCGATCTGGGCAAGGCCTGGGGCTTTACCGTGCTGGCCGGCATCGAATTGACCCATGTGCCGCCACCCATGATGCTGACCGCCGTGCAGGAGGCCCGTCGCCTCGGAGCCCAGATTGTCGTCTGCCATGGCGAAACCATCGTCGAGCCCGTTGCGCCCGGTACCAATCGCGCGGCTCTGGAAGCGGATGTCGACATTCTGGCGCATCCCGGGCTCATTACGGCCGAAGAGGCCACACTGGCGGCCCGCCGGGGTATTTGTCTGGAAATCACCACCCGCAAGGGGCACAGCCTGACCAATGGGCACGTCGCCCGCCTGGCCCTGGAGCAGGGCGCGCCTCTGGTAATCAATACCGACAGCCACGCGCCGGGCGATCTGACGCCTCTGGCCATGGCCCGCAAGATCGCCCTGGGGGCCGGGTTGAGCGAAGAGCAGTTTGAGCAGACCCGTCGCAACAGTGACCAGTTGGTGCGCAAGGCCCTGGGGGTGATGGCTGTCAGAAATGGTGAGTGAAACCTGAAACGGAAAAAGTGAGGTTTTTATGAACGAACAGGATTTTGATTTTTTCAAGCGATTTGTCGAAGCCCCCAGCCCGTCCGGGTTCGAACAACCGGCCCAGCGCGTGTTCCGCCAGGAACTGGCGGACGTGGCCGATACCGTCGAAACCGACGTTATGGGCAACGTCATGGCGCGTCTTAGGGCCGGCCGGGAGGATGCTCCACGCGTCATGCTGGCCGGCCACTGCGACGAAATCGGCCTGATGGTCAAGTATATCGACGACAACGGCTTTCTCTATTTCGGCCCCATCGGCGGCGTCGACGCGCATCTGGTACCCGGCCAGCGGGTGTGGGTGCATGCCGCCGCCGGCAGCATTCCTGGCGTCATCGGCAAAAAGCCCATCCACCTTATCGAGGCCAAAGAACGCGATACGGTGGCCAAGTTCAAGAATATGTTCATCGATATCGGCTGCAGCGACCGGCAGGAGGCCGAGGCTCTGGTCGCCGTCGGCGATCCGGCCACCTTTGCCGTGGGCCTGCAGCGGTTGCAGGGCGACCGCGTCACCTCCCGCGCCTTTGACGACAAGATGGGCGCCTTCATCGTCGCCCAGGTTCTCAAGGAAGTGCGCCGGCGCGGCCATTCGCCCGTGGACCTCTTCGGCGTTTCCACGGTGCAGGAGGAGATCGGCCTGCGCGGCGGCACCACCAGCGCCTATGGTGTCAACCCCGATGTGGGCATCGCCATCGAGGTGGGACATTCCACCGATTATCCCGATGTCGACAAGAAGGAGATCGGCGACTTCCGCGTCGGCAAGGGGCCGATCCTCGCCCGCGGCGCCAACATCAATCCCGTCCTCTTCGAGTTGCTGGTGCAGACGGCCCGGGAGGAGAATATCCCCTATCAGGTCATGGGCGCCCCCCGGGCCACCGGCACCGACGCCAATGTCATCCAGCTCTCCCGCGGCGGGGTGGCGGCGGCCCTGGTCAGCGTGCCGCTGCGCTACATGCACACCCCGGTGGAACTGTTGTCCCTGAGCGATCTGGAGAACACGGTGCGCCTGCTCGTCGGGCTGCTTGGTCGCCTTACCGACCGCCACATGTTTATCCCCGGTTGACGTAGGATTTTTCCTTGACTCGGACCGCCGAGATTGCATAGCATCATCGATTAAAAGTTTTTCCCAGCAACCGACAATAAGGAGATCGCGATGCAGGATCTGGATATACGTGAAGGCCTGACCTTCGACGACGTTTTGCTTGTCCCCGCCCATTCGGAAGTCTTGCCCAAAGAAGTCGATCTGACCACCAGCCTGACCCGGAAAATCAAGCTCAATATCCCGCTGCTGTCGGCGGCCATGGATACGGTGACCGAATCGCGCACCGCCATCTGCATGGCGCGCGAAGGGGGACTCGGCATCGTCCACAAAAATATGACGCCGGAAGAGCAGGCGCTGGAAATCGACCAGGTCAAGAAGTCGGAGAGCGGCATGATCGTCGATCCCATCACCATGCATCCCGATCAGAAGATCTACGAAGCCCTCGACCTCATGAAAAAGTACCGTATCTCCGGGGTCCCCATCACCAAGGACGGCCGTCTCGTCGGTATTCTCACCAACCGCGACCTGCGTTTCGAGACCAGACTCGACCAGCCTATCTCCAACGTCATGACCAAGGACAAGCTGGTCACCGTGCCACCCGGCACCACCCTGGAAGAAGCCAAGCAGCACCTGCATGAACACCGCATCGAGAAGCTGCTGGTGGTCGACGATAGCTACGCTCTCAAAGGCTTGATCACCATCAAGGATATCGAAAAGGTCCGCAAATACCCCATGGCCTGCAAGGACGAGTTCGGCCGCCTGCGCGTCGGCGCCGCCATCGGCGTCAGCGGCGACCGCGAGGAGCGCCTCGAAGCCCTCATCCGAGCCGGGGTCGACGTGGTCATCATCGACACGGCTCACGGTCATTCACAGGGGGTTCTTGAGGCCGTGGTCGACACCAAGCGCCTCTATCCCGACCTGCAGCTCATCGCCGGCAACATCGCTACCGCCGAGGCGGCCAAGGCCCTGATCAAGGCCGGCGCCGACGGCATCAAGGTGGGTATCGGCCCGGGCTCCATCTGCACCACCCGCGTGGTGGCCGGCGTCGGCGTTCCGCAGATCACGGCCATCAACGACGTGGCCAAGGTCGCGCACAAGGCCGGCATCCCCCTCATCGCCGACGGCGGCATCAAATATTCGGGCGAGTTGCCCAAGGCTATCGCCGCTGGTGCCGATATCATCATGATCGGCTCCCTCTTTGCCGGTACCGACGAATCACCGGGCGAAACCATCCTGTACCAGGGGCGCACCTATAAGGCTTACCGTGGCATGGGCAGCCTCGGCGCCATGAAGATGGGGAGCAAGGACCGCTATTTCCAGGCCGACGTGGAGAGCGAAGTCAAGCTCGTCCCCGAAGGGATCGAAGGCCGCGTGCCCTATCGCGGCAGCCTCTCGGCCAATATCCACCAGCTGCTCGGCGGCCTGCGGGCCGGCATGGGCTACACCGGCTGCCGCACCCTCAAGGAGCTGCAGCAGAACGCCCAGTTCGTGCGCATTACCAACGCCGGCCTGCGCGAGTCCCACGTCCACGACGTGGCCATCACCCACGAAGCCCCCAACTACCGCGTCGAGCGCCAGGGTTAGGCCGGAGTCCTCATGTCCGATATCCATAGCGAAAAAATTCTTATTCTCGATTTTGGCTCCCAGTACACGCAGCTTATCGCCCGTCGGGTGCGTGAAGCCCATGTCTACTGCGAACTGCATCCTTACGACATGGATCTGCAGGCCATCCGCGATTTCGCGCCCCAGGGGATCATTCTCTCCGGCGGTCCCAAATCCGTTTACGACCAGGGGGCGCCGGCCGTGGAAGAAGCCCTGTTCGAGCTGGGCGTCCCCGTTCTTGGCATCTGCTACGGTATGCAGCTGATGTCCCGTCATTTCGGCGGCGAGGTGGTGCCGGCGGGCAAGCGGGAATTCGGCCATGCCGATCTGCACAGCCAGGGCCAGCCCGGCCCACTCTTTGACGGCTTTTTCGTCGAAGGGAGCAGCCCCGTCTGGATGAGCCACGGTGACCACGTCTCGCGCCTCCCCGCGGGGTTCGAGGTCGTCGCCCACACCGATAACGCGCCGGTGTGCGCCATCCAGAACGTGGCCCGCCGGTTGTATGGCGTTCAGTTCCACCCCGAGGTCAACCACACCCCCCGCGGCGAAATTCTCATCGATACCTTCGTACGCAAAATCTGCGGCTGCAGCGGCAGTTGGACCCCCGGGCACATCATCGAAGACGCCATCAGTCGCATCCGCGAACAGGTCGGCAGCGACCGCGTCATCCTCGGTCTCTCCGGCGGCGTCGATTCCTCCGTGGCCGCCGCCCTCATCCATCGGGCCATAGGCGAGCAACTCACCTGCGTCTTTGTCGACAACGGCCTGCTGCGGCTGGGCGAGGGAGATCAGGTCATGGCCACATTCGCCGAGAACATGGGCGTCAAGGTCATCCGCGTCGATGCCGAGGACCGCTTCCTCGCTGGCCTGGCCGGGGTGAGCGACCCCGAGCGCAAGCGCAAGATCATCGGCGGCCTTTTTGTCGATATCTTTGAAGAAGAGGCCGGCAAGCTCAGCGATGCCAAATGGCTGGCCCAGGGAACCATCTACCCTGACGTCATCGAGTCGGCCGGGGCGAAAACGGGCAAGGCCCACAATATCAAGAGCCATCACAACGTCGGCGGCCTGCCCGACTATATGAAGCTGCAGCTGCTGGAGCCTCTGCGCGAGCTCTTCAAGGATGAAGTTCGCGCCATCGGCGAAGAGTTGGGGCTGCCCCGACAGATGGTCTGGCGTCATCCCTTCCCGGGACCCGGCCTGGGGGTGCGTATTCTCGGCGAAGTCAAAAAAGAGTACGCCGACATTCTGCGCCGCGCCGACGCCATCTACATCGAAGAGCTCTACAGCAGCGGGCACTACGACAAGATCAGCCAGGCCTTCGCCGTGTTTCTGCCCGTCAAGAGCGTCGGTGTCATGGGCGACGGCCGTACCTATGAGTACGTGGTGGCCCTGCGTGCCGTCGAAACCAAGGATTTCATGACCGCCGGCTGGTATCCCATGCCTTATGCCGATCTGGCTCGCATCAGCAACCGCATCATCAATGAGGTCAAGGGCATCAACCGCGTCGTTTATGATATTTCCAGCAAGCCCCCCGCGACCATCGAGTGGGAGTAGGCCTGCCACAGGCTTCGGATAGAGCCATGGACAGCAAGACACGAATTCTCTTTGTCGACGACCACGAAGTCTTCCACGAGTGCATGCGGGCCCTCTTCGCCGCCCATGAGGGGACGGAGATCGTCGCTACCGCCAACAACGGGCAAAGCGCCGTGCGTCTGGCCGGTGAGCTGCGTCCCGACATCGTGGTCATGGATATGTCCATTCCCGTGCTGCATGGCATCGAAGCCACCCGGCAGATTGTCGCCGAAAACCCCGAGTCCCTGGTCATCATCCTCTCCGGCCACGCCGAAAGTGACATGGTGCGCGAGGCCTTCCGCGCCGGCGCCAAGGGCTACGTTCTCAAGGAAGAGTCCTTCACCGAGCTCGTGCAGGCCATCGAGACTGTGCGCGGCGGCTATCTCTTTCTTAGCCCCCGCGTCTCCGAAATCGATCTTGAAGAACTCTCCGACAGGTTTGTCCCCAAGCCCCTGCCTTCCCTCGAGCTGCTGTCACCCCGAGAAAAGCAGGTTCTTGCGCTGCTCGCCGAAGGGAAGGGAGTCAAGGAAATTTCAGTCATCCTGGACATTAGCAGCAAAACCATCGAGACTCACCGTGCCAACCTGATGAAAAAGCTCGACCTGTATAGCCTGCCCGAGTTGACCAAATTTGCCTTACGCACAGGGCTGGCAAGCCTTTCGACTTAGAGGAAACCAGCGGTTATTTTTTAACATACCCGAAATGGGGGTAGATCATGAAATCTGAGGACATTCGCTGGCAGCAACGATTGGCTAACTACGCCACGGCTCTCGACCAGTTGACCAAAGCAGTTGAGCTCGCTGGGCAGCGTCCTCTGTCGGACCTTGAAAAACAGGGTCTAATCCAGGCCTTCGAATTCACGCATGAACTGGCCTGGAACGTCATGAAGGACTATTTCGTCTATCAGGGGAATCCCGCCATCACCGGTTCCCGTGACGCTATTCGCGAATCGTTTAATAAGGGGTTGGTTGCCGATGGCGAAGGATGGATGGAGATGATCAAGAGTCGAAATCAGAGTTCACACACCTATAATCAGAAGATCGCCGAGGAAATCTCCGACAAGATAAAGGTACGTTATCATCCCCTGTTCCAGTGTTTCCTGCGGCGGATGCAGGAAATTGCTTCATCATGATCGATACGGGGTTACCTGACCAGGCGATAAAAAGCCTCTGCCGGATATTCAAAGACCACCCGCAGATTCACCGTGTGATTCTTTATGGTTCGCGGGCGTTGGGAACCTATCGTCCCGGCTCCGATATCGACCTTTGTCTTGACGCCGACTCTTTGGGTTTGACGGAGTTATGCGCCATCGAGAACAGGATCGATGATCTTCTTCTTCCCTGGAAAGTCGATCTTTCACTGCTGCATACCATCGATAACTCCGCTTTGTTAGACCACATTCGCCGGGTCGGAATTCCATTTTGCGATCGGCTCGAATCGGCCTGATATGCCGTGCAAGGGTTAATTAACGGGGACGAAAGTTAAAGGATCTTCTTCATCCCGGTTATGCCAAGATTAAGGTTTATGGAGATGCTGCAACTTGCAGTTCAGGGATTTCCTGAGTTGCATACATCACCCCTGCCTGCTATACAACTCTCCGCCGGCTAATGATTAAAGGGTCCATGCTCGTGTCGCGCGCTGTGAGAGGGTGGCATTCTGTCTACCGGTTTGGCCAAGCCAGGGCGGTCGCAGGGAGGCAATGAATCGAGGTTAACAATATAAAAGTTGACTTCTGCGACACTTGTTTTGTATTTATGAGTAGTTTTCTTGTCTATGTGCCTGAAAAATAAAGGATAATTGGCGGGCTCTTATGATATCGTCTTTCCGTGCCATTCTGCTGTTCCTAGGGCTGCTTCTCCTGTTTCCCCCTGCCGTTTCGGCTGCGCCGGCTTCCAGTCTCATCCCCTTGAACAGTTGGATCTATCCGGCTTTAGACAAACTCGCCGGCCTGGGGCTGATCGAGTCGTCCCTGCAGGGAACGCGACCCTATACCCGTCATGAGGCGGCCCGCCAGGTGCAGGAGGCCTCCCTGGCGGCAGCGGAGAGGTCGACGCCAGCCGTGGTGCCCGAACTGCTGAGCCGTCTCGAAAATGAACTGTCCGAGGCCATGGCCGAAGTTCGCGGCGACGCAAATCCGTCGGGCACCTTCAAACCGCTGCGCCGTCTTGATCTGGCCTATCTCAACCGCCACGGTGATGAGAACAGCTATCCGCGCACCAACGCCCATCAATTTTCTCTCAACACCAACAATGACGGCATCGACTACGCCAAGGGCAGCAATGGGGAATTGCGACTGTCGGGCGATGCCCGGCTCGGTTCTTTCCTGCAGTTCGAATGGCAGCCCGTCGTCGTCGCTGGCGAGGACGAAGCCGATCTGCACTGGGTTAACACCCGGGTCGCCGCACAACTTGGCGTCGTGGAAATCTCCGTCGGGCGCCAGTCGCTATGGTGGGGGCAGGGCCGTCACGGCTCCCTTATCCTGACCAACAACGCGCAGTCCCTCGATATGCTGCGCCTCACCAATCCAGTACCCCTGCAGTTGCCCTGGATTCTGGAATACCTTGGCCCTTTTCGCTTCGATGTCTTCTGGAGCCGTCTGGAAAACGATCGTGTCGTGCCCGAGCCCTACTTCGCCGGCGCCCGCCTTAATTTCAAACCCCTGACCTGGCTGGAGCTCGGCGTCTTTCGTACCACTCTTTTCGGCGGTGAAGGTCGTCCTGCCATCGACCTGCCAGAATTCATTACCGTCCTCGGCGGCGACAACAAGTTTTCCGGTGAAGAGGATAACGGCAACTCCATCGCCGGCTTCGACTGGCGCCTTAAAATACCCTTTCTGGCCCAGGCTGAGCTCTATGGCGAATGGGGAGGCGAAGATCAGCACGACCGTTGGCCCACCAAAAATGCCCTGCTAGCGGGGCTGTATTTCCCGCGTCTCGATGCGGACGGGCGCCTGGCCCTGCGCCTCGAATACGCCGACCTCAACTATAAGGGCAACGGTCTCGGCAGTGGTCCCGTCTGGTATCAACACAGCATCTATCAATCAGGCTACACCTACGAAGATCAGATCCTGGGGCACCACGTCGGTGGGGACAGTCGCGACTACTTGGCTCAGCTCGACTGGTATGTCAGTCCCTCTTTGCAGCTGGCTTTTTCCTTCGATTATGAAGAGCGTGAGACCTCGCGCCTTAACGGGGCGGCCATTGAGAAACACCTGCAACCCGGTTTGGCCGCGCGCTGGCAGCACTGCGCCACCAGCGCCCTGACGGCTGATTTTTATTACGATCGGGTGGAAAACGCCGACTTTGTCGAGGGCGCCGATGATCACCGCCATCTTGTTCGACTTGGTCTGGAAATGACTTTTTAGTTGAGCCCTTTGATCTAAAAATTGAGGAATCCATGAAGATATTTGGTAAGTTCATCGGTTTTATTCTGGTGTCGCTGCTGGCCGGTTGCGCCTCCTTTACCGACCTGGAGCCTGGTACTGTGCTGGCCGTCAGCGGCTCCCCCGTGCTCGAACGGGAGGAGGTTGTCGTCGATACCCTGCCAACGGAGGTCACTACTGCCGTCGACTACCTGGTCGGCCCCGGCGACGTGCTGCTGGTCAATGTCAACGGCAAACCCGATCTGAGCAGCCCCGGTCTTGCCGGTGGCGGCAGCAGCAGAGTTGCTGGCAGCCGGGTCGACGGCTCCGGTTTCATTCGCCTGCCCCTGGTCGGTTCGGTAGCCGTCTCCGGTCTAAGCCTCGACCAGATCGAGGGCCGGCTTCGTCAGGCCTTTTCTGCCTACCTGCAAGAACCCTGGGTAGTTGTGGAGATTGCTGAATACAAGAGTCATCCCCTCTATCTGCTCGGTCAGTTCAAGAGCGCCGGCACCTACTACATGGATCGGCCTCTTACCCTGCTCAACGGCCTCGCCCTGGGCGGCGGCATGCTCGATACCGCCAACCTGCGCAGCGCCCGCCTTATCCGGGATGGTCTTACCGCGCCGGTCGATATCTACCAGTTGCTGCGTGAAGGCTCCCTTGAGCAGAACGTCTGGCTTAAAGCTGGCGATACCATCTATGTCCCTGACGACAAAAACCAGAACGTCTTCGTCTTCGGTGCCGTCAGCAAGCCCGGTCCCGTGCCCATGCCCAATGGTCGCCTCAGCCTGAGTCAGGCCCTGGCCAGCGCCGGTATCGGCGAAACCCGCGGCAATACCGAGTATGTGCGTATCATCCGCTCCCTCTCCGCTACCCGCGGCGAGCTCATGGTCGTCGATCAGAATCGGGTCATGCGCGGCGAGTCGCTCCCCTTTCCTCTGACCGAAGGAGATATTGTCTATGTGCCGCGTAGCGCCGTCGGCAACTGGAACCAGGCCATCCAGGAGATTCTGCCCTCCCTGCAGGCGGTCAGCGCCGTCCTGCAGCCCTTTGTCTCCATCAAGTTCCTGAGCGAAGACTGATACCTCTAATTGCCTTGTAATCAGCTGAAGGATTGAATCGAACCCATGCCGTCCACCGATAAACCGACCT from Desulfuromonas sp. KJ2020 encodes the following:
- a CDS encoding response regulator transcription factor encodes the protein MDSKTRILFVDDHEVFHECMRALFAAHEGTEIVATANNGQSAVRLAGELRPDIVVMDMSIPVLHGIEATRQIVAENPESLVIILSGHAESDMVREAFRAGAKGYVLKEESFTELVQAIETVRGGYLFLSPRVSEIDLEELSDRFVPKPLPSLELLSPREKQVLALLAEGKGVKEISVILDISSKTIETHRANLMKKLDLYSLPELTKFALRTGLASLST
- a CDS encoding nucleotidyltransferase family protein, with the protein product MIDTGLPDQAIKSLCRIFKDHPQIHRVILYGSRALGTYRPGSDIDLCLDADSLGLTELCAIENRIDDLLLPWKVDLSLLHTIDNSALLDHIRRVGIPFCDRLESA
- a CDS encoding response regulator; amino-acid sequence: MAKGRLLAIDDEKFFREFYRDLLCGEGYDVRVAAGGEEALDILRAENGFDLVITDMEMPGMNGVETTEAIKRLYPEQEVIVVTAQHDVTLAVEAMKRGVADYILKPVNAEEFLLVINRVLFRQALHVERTKLFSENLEFLSILLAYRKCLVFLKVNDPDRLGDLILDTLMELLKAEGAVLWMAEDGGRQYRFQSCRGRSVPPAGDEVFRPNEVERRLIHGGKAVTMDRGAALWLPLLAGVEPLAFIRVERPGQRPDFSREDQAVADAVGEFAASALHGSLQRRRFDRQCFRVRPGGGYTMAFFTDTLERELRRCDRYGRNLSLIKLVVVNYREVACRFLDRELGEVVNRMADTLQSVLRDADILAMESPDQYFILLPETDYWGALVAQKRIRKALAGQLCVVGPKKQVDLDVFMRSASFPVDGATFASLRATVEKNIAQLPDSLFLRAGMESLSFWDIVDGLLTKKGGSPSLFGETEAASSVDALAQSNPFYLDSGRMNALMEAFCREVVESNRVRGIVYRGCADFDAVRQALGQVDGLEQSATSLFFLGGTDRVHWDYQRIHPIYIDDPRFSQVDFLLYLNEDHAYALFTRQVEGELAGFHSCDFFFVENLIAKLQEQYRLQALI
- the guaA gene encoding glutamine-hydrolyzing GMP synthase — translated: MSDIHSEKILILDFGSQYTQLIARRVREAHVYCELHPYDMDLQAIRDFAPQGIILSGGPKSVYDQGAPAVEEALFELGVPVLGICYGMQLMSRHFGGEVVPAGKREFGHADLHSQGQPGPLFDGFFVEGSSPVWMSHGDHVSRLPAGFEVVAHTDNAPVCAIQNVARRLYGVQFHPEVNHTPRGEILIDTFVRKICGCSGSWTPGHIIEDAISRIREQVGSDRVILGLSGGVDSSVAAALIHRAIGEQLTCVFVDNGLLRLGEGDQVMATFAENMGVKVIRVDAEDRFLAGLAGVSDPERKRKIIGGLFVDIFEEEAGKLSDAKWLAQGTIYPDVIESAGAKTGKAHNIKSHHNVGGLPDYMKLQLLEPLRELFKDEVRAIGEELGLPRQMVWRHPFPGPGLGVRILGEVKKEYADILRRADAIYIEELYSSGHYDKISQAFAVFLPVKSVGVMGDGRTYEYVVALRAVETKDFMTAGWYPMPYADLARISNRIINEVKGINRVVYDISSKPPATIEWE
- a CDS encoding histidinol phosphate phosphatase domain-containing protein produces the protein MIDLHTHSIYSDGELIPAELTRRAAVAGYRALAITDHGDFSNLDLIIPRLVRVAGDLGKAWGFTVLAGIELTHVPPPMMLTAVQEARRLGAQIVVCHGETIVEPVAPGTNRAALEADVDILAHPGLITAEEATLAARRGICLEITTRKGHSLTNGHVARLALEQGAPLVINTDSHAPGDLTPLAMARKIALGAGLSEEQFEQTRRNSDQLVRKALGVMAVRNGE
- a CDS encoding M42 family metallopeptidase encodes the protein MNEQDFDFFKRFVEAPSPSGFEQPAQRVFRQELADVADTVETDVMGNVMARLRAGREDAPRVMLAGHCDEIGLMVKYIDDNGFLYFGPIGGVDAHLVPGQRVWVHAAAGSIPGVIGKKPIHLIEAKERDTVAKFKNMFIDIGCSDRQEAEALVAVGDPATFAVGLQRLQGDRVTSRAFDDKMGAFIVAQVLKEVRRRGHSPVDLFGVSTVQEEIGLRGGTTSAYGVNPDVGIAIEVGHSTDYPDVDKKEIGDFRVGKGPILARGANINPVLFELLVQTAREENIPYQVMGAPRATGTDANVIQLSRGGVAAALVSVPLRYMHTPVELLSLSDLENTVRLLVGLLGRLTDRHMFIPG
- a CDS encoding nucleotidyltransferase substrate binding protein; protein product: MKSEDIRWQQRLANYATALDQLTKAVELAGQRPLSDLEKQGLIQAFEFTHELAWNVMKDYFVYQGNPAITGSRDAIRESFNKGLVADGEGWMEMIKSRNQSSHTYNQKIAEEISDKIKVRYHPLFQCFLRRMQEIASS
- a CDS encoding DUF4388 domain-containing protein: MASPTAQILIASSEDDLAPLVPLLSQQGYQVKYDGDSARVLERALKAPPALILVDTRLRGLTASRFGQLLRGNSRTEGIPVFYVGEEGENVEGFRRHKDRFVPRPFNTEQLLADIHAFFRRAGQVRQVSRKKTDFEGSLSRLSLVDLLQVLSLNQKEGVLTLTRPQGKGTIYLLDGCVIHAHTCQVSGEKAFHRMLTWDEGLFAFSPTHVDVEASIHLPMDHLLMEGLRQNDELMQQRNALPAPDLLLRLNVPRQQVPEDLRPVTREILDLLAYYPRCGDLVEHCSRPDYEVLQVLKDLLDRGLVKVRAATVSKTTSQPLLSSEDILAVRNRLVPIDALPERASGKLILLARSQKRVVTFLQALQGLEEFEARREFLDMSEGLPLGDAGRLNLNEVFYLRLFALPSLASAAPLWQSFSSRLFGVIVLDGKEGFAEAERFFTERFGVQVLSFDSAALTDNRRQGLLRCLQQLAAPFRQSLEKDKP
- the guaB gene encoding IMP dehydrogenase yields the protein MQDLDIREGLTFDDVLLVPAHSEVLPKEVDLTTSLTRKIKLNIPLLSAAMDTVTESRTAICMAREGGLGIVHKNMTPEEQALEIDQVKKSESGMIVDPITMHPDQKIYEALDLMKKYRISGVPITKDGRLVGILTNRDLRFETRLDQPISNVMTKDKLVTVPPGTTLEEAKQHLHEHRIEKLLVVDDSYALKGLITIKDIEKVRKYPMACKDEFGRLRVGAAIGVSGDREERLEALIRAGVDVVIIDTAHGHSQGVLEAVVDTKRLYPDLQLIAGNIATAEAAKALIKAGADGIKVGIGPGSICTTRVVAGVGVPQITAINDVAKVAHKAGIPLIADGGIKYSGELPKAIAAGADIIMIGSLFAGTDESPGETILYQGRTYKAYRGMGSLGAMKMGSKDRYFQADVESEVKLVPEGIEGRVPYRGSLSANIHQLLGGLRAGMGYTGCRTLKELQQNAQFVRITNAGLRESHVHDVAITHEAPNYRVERQG